Proteins encoded together in one Variovorax paradoxus window:
- a CDS encoding prephenate dehydrogenase encodes MFEQLGLIGCGLMGGSFALALKRAKLVKRVVGYSKSPSTTERARQLGVIDVVAPSALLAVSGADLVLLAVPVAASEATFRAIRHGISSDTLVMDVGSTKGDVIEAARNGLQSQFANFVPAHPIAGKEVSGIEHAEASLYSGRKVVLTPVKTTLRSNVQRASQLWSGIGANVVTMTHEEHDSAFAAVSHLPHLLAFAYVNALIAQPQGDRFLSLAGPGFRDFSRIAASDPVMWRDVLLANREQVLLQSQAFRKALLDLEALMGAADAQALEQSIAAAQKARAAWQPNTDASQDS; translated from the coding sequence ATGTTCGAGCAATTGGGATTGATCGGCTGCGGCCTCATGGGCGGCTCCTTTGCGCTTGCACTCAAGCGCGCAAAGCTTGTGAAACGCGTGGTCGGCTACAGCAAGTCGCCGTCCACCACCGAGCGGGCGCGCCAGCTCGGCGTGATCGACGTGGTGGCGCCCTCCGCGCTGCTCGCGGTTTCGGGTGCAGACCTTGTGCTGCTCGCGGTGCCCGTGGCGGCTTCGGAAGCCACCTTCAGGGCCATTCGCCACGGCATTTCGAGCGACACGCTCGTCATGGACGTGGGCTCGACCAAGGGCGACGTGATCGAAGCCGCGCGCAACGGCCTGCAAAGCCAGTTTGCCAACTTCGTTCCGGCTCACCCGATCGCCGGCAAGGAGGTATCGGGCATCGAACATGCCGAGGCTTCGCTCTATTCCGGCCGCAAGGTCGTGCTGACTCCCGTCAAGACCACGCTGCGCTCCAACGTGCAGCGTGCCTCGCAGCTCTGGAGCGGCATCGGCGCCAACGTGGTCACCATGACGCACGAAGAGCACGACAGCGCCTTCGCGGCCGTGAGCCATCTACCGCACCTGCTGGCCTTTGCCTACGTCAACGCCCTCATCGCCCAGCCGCAAGGCGACCGCTTCCTGAGCCTGGCCGGACCCGGCTTCCGGGATTTCTCACGTATCGCGGCCAGCGATCCTGTGATGTGGCGCGACGTGCTGCTCGCCAACCGCGAGCAGGTGCTGCTGCAATCGCAGGCTTTCCGCAAAGCATTGCTGGACCTCGAGGCGCTGATGGGCGCGGCCGACGCCCAGGCACTGGAACAATCGATTGCCGCCGCCCAGAAGGCGCGCGCCGCCTGGCAGCCCAACACCGACGCCTCACAGGACTCCTGA
- the serC gene encoding 3-phosphoserine/phosphohydroxythreonine transaminase has protein sequence MTQQQPQPVGTRPFNFSAGPAAMPEAVLQRAASEMLDWQGSGMSVMEMSHRGKEFGAICNQAEADIRALLAVPEHFHILFMQGGGLGENAIVPMNLSRGKTADFVITGSWSIKSQKEAQRYCTAHVAASNAGDHHTRLPDPSSWQLSQDASYVHLCTNETINGIEFQQLPDLAALGSTAPLVIDFSSHVASRSVDWSRVGLAFGGAQKNLGPAGLTLVIVRDDLLGHALEICPSAFNYKIVADNKSMYNTPPTWGIYMAGLTFQWLLQQTEGALTGVAAIEQRNIAKANLLYGFIDASSFYVNKIDPSCRSRMNVPFFLADESRNDAFLAGAREAGLLQLKGHKSVGGMRASIYNAMPLEGVQALVSYMREFERSHA, from the coding sequence GTGACTCAGCAGCAGCCCCAGCCAGTCGGCACGCGTCCATTCAATTTTTCCGCAGGTCCGGCCGCCATGCCGGAGGCGGTGCTTCAACGCGCCGCCTCCGAAATGCTCGACTGGCAGGGCAGCGGAATGAGCGTGATGGAAATGAGCCATCGCGGCAAGGAGTTCGGCGCAATCTGCAACCAGGCCGAAGCCGACATCCGCGCGCTGCTGGCTGTGCCCGAGCATTTCCACATCCTGTTCATGCAGGGTGGCGGGCTGGGCGAAAACGCCATCGTGCCGATGAACCTGTCGCGCGGCAAAACCGCCGACTTCGTCATCACCGGCAGCTGGAGCATCAAGTCCCAGAAAGAAGCGCAGCGTTATTGCACTGCGCACGTCGCCGCAAGCAACGCCGGCGACCATCACACCAGGCTGCCAGATCCTTCGAGCTGGCAACTGAGCCAAGATGCCTCGTACGTGCACCTGTGCACCAACGAGACCATCAACGGCATCGAATTCCAGCAACTGCCCGACCTCGCGGCCCTTGGCAGCACCGCGCCATTGGTCATCGACTTCTCGTCGCACGTGGCTTCGCGCAGCGTCGATTGGAGCCGCGTGGGCCTTGCATTCGGCGGTGCGCAAAAGAACCTGGGGCCGGCCGGCCTCACGCTCGTGATCGTGCGCGACGACCTGCTCGGCCATGCGCTCGAAATCTGCCCGAGCGCGTTCAACTACAAGATCGTGGCCGACAACAAGTCCATGTACAACACCCCGCCGACGTGGGGCATCTACATGGCCGGGCTCACGTTCCAGTGGCTGCTGCAGCAGACCGAAGGCGCGCTCACCGGCGTGGCCGCCATCGAGCAGCGCAACATCGCGAAGGCGAACCTGCTGTACGGGTTCATCGACGCCTCTTCGTTCTATGTGAACAAGATCGACCCGAGCTGCCGCTCGCGCATGAACGTGCCTTTCTTCCTCGCCGACGAAAGCCGCAACGATGCGTTCCTGGCCGGCGCCCGGGAAGCCGGCCTGCTGCAGCTCAAGGGCCACAAGTCGGTCGGCGGCATGCGCGCGAGCATCTACAACGCCATGCCGCTGGAAGGCGTACAGGCACTTGTGAGCTACATGCGAGAATTCGAGCGATCGCATGCCTAG
- the gyrA gene encoding DNA gyrase subunit A — protein MTSFAKETLPISLEEEMRSSYLDYAMSVIVGRALPDARDGLKPVHRRVLYAMHELNNDWNRAYKKSARIVGDVIGKYHPHGDQSVYDTIVRLAQDFSMRHMLVDGQGNFGSVDGDNAAAMRYTEIRLAKIAHEMLADIDKETVDFQDNYDGSEKEPKVLPSKLPNLLVNGSGGIAVGMATNIPPHNLNEVVDACLHMLRNPQATIDELMEIVPAPDFPTAGIIYGINGVRDGYRTGRGKVVMRAKCHFEDIDRGQRQAIIVDELPYQVNKKTLQERMAELVHEKKIEGISHIQDESDKSGMRLVIELKRGEVPEVVLNNLYKQTQLQDTFGINMVALVDGQPKLCNLKDLIEVFLQHRREVVTRRTVFTLRKARERGHVLEGLAVALANIDEFIRIIRESPTPPVAKAELMTRSWDSKLVREMLTRSRADGGVVNADDYRPEGLEREFGMGSDGLYRLSETQAQEILQMRLQRLTGLEQDKIVAEYKEVMAEIDDLLDILAKPERVSVIIGEELGTIKQEFGQSKLGARRSLVEHSAYDLSTEDLITPTDMVVTLSHSGYIKSQPLNEYRAQKRGGRGKQATVTKEDDWIDQLFIANTHDYILCFSNRGRLYWLKVWEVPAGSRGSRGRPIVNMFPLQEGEKINVALALTGEKRNFPADQYVFMATSMGTVKKTTLDEFNNPRKGGIIAVNLDEGDYLIGAALTDGKHDVMLFSDGGKAVRFDEEDVRPLGRNARGVRGMSLDPGQGVIAMLVAEDEQQSVLTATENGYGKRTSITEYTRHGRGTKGMIAIQQSERNGKVVAATLVHADDEIMLITDKGVLVRTRVAEIRELGRATQGVTLIGLDEGAKLSGLQRIVENDANGEIEPGADDTSTSSTENPQ, from the coding sequence ATGACCTCCTTCGCCAAAGAAACCCTGCCCATCAGTCTTGAAGAGGAAATGCGCAGCAGCTATCTCGATTACGCCATGAGCGTGATCGTGGGCCGAGCGCTTCCCGATGCGCGCGACGGCCTCAAGCCTGTGCACCGGCGCGTGCTGTATGCGATGCACGAGCTCAACAACGACTGGAACCGGGCATATAAGAAGTCCGCCCGTATCGTGGGCGACGTGATCGGCAAGTACCACCCGCACGGGGACCAGTCGGTCTACGACACCATCGTGCGGCTGGCGCAGGACTTTTCCATGCGCCATATGCTGGTGGACGGACAAGGTAACTTCGGCTCGGTCGACGGAGACAATGCGGCCGCAATGCGGTATACGGAAATCCGCCTGGCCAAAATTGCACATGAAATGCTGGCCGATATCGACAAGGAAACGGTCGATTTTCAAGACAATTACGACGGCTCCGAAAAAGAACCCAAGGTTCTGCCGAGCAAACTGCCCAATTTGCTGGTGAATGGCTCCGGCGGTATTGCGGTGGGCATGGCCACCAATATCCCGCCGCACAATCTCAATGAGGTTGTGGACGCCTGCCTGCACATGCTGCGCAATCCGCAGGCCACCATCGACGAGCTGATGGAAATCGTGCCAGCGCCCGACTTTCCCACCGCCGGCATCATTTACGGCATCAACGGCGTCCGGGACGGCTACCGCACCGGCCGGGGCAAGGTGGTGATGCGTGCCAAGTGCCACTTCGAGGACATCGACCGCGGCCAGCGCCAGGCGATCATCGTCGACGAGCTTCCCTACCAGGTCAACAAGAAGACGCTGCAGGAGCGCATGGCCGAGCTGGTGCACGAGAAGAAGATCGAAGGCATCAGCCACATCCAGGACGAGTCCGACAAGTCGGGCATGCGCCTCGTGATCGAGCTCAAGCGCGGCGAAGTGCCCGAGGTGGTGCTCAACAACCTCTACAAGCAGACGCAGCTGCAGGACACCTTCGGCATCAACATGGTGGCGCTGGTCGACGGCCAGCCCAAGCTGTGCAACCTGAAGGACCTGATCGAGGTCTTCCTGCAGCACCGCCGCGAAGTGGTGACGCGCCGCACGGTCTTCACCCTGCGCAAGGCCCGCGAGCGCGGCCACGTGCTCGAAGGCCTGGCGGTGGCGCTGGCCAATATCGACGAGTTCATCCGCATCATCCGCGAGTCGCCCACTCCGCCTGTTGCCAAGGCCGAGCTCATGACCCGCAGCTGGGACAGCAAGCTGGTGCGCGAAATGCTCACCCGTTCGCGCGCCGACGGCGGGGTGGTCAACGCCGACGACTACCGGCCTGAAGGCCTGGAGCGCGAGTTCGGCATGGGTTCAGACGGCCTCTACCGCCTTTCGGAAACCCAGGCGCAAGAAATCCTGCAGATGCGCCTGCAACGCCTCACCGGCCTCGAGCAGGACAAGATCGTTGCCGAATACAAGGAGGTCATGGCCGAGATCGACGACCTGCTCGACATCCTGGCCAAGCCCGAGCGCGTCTCGGTCATCATTGGCGAAGAGCTCGGCACCATCAAGCAGGAGTTCGGCCAGTCGAAGCTCGGCGCACGCCGCAGCCTGGTCGAGCACAGCGCCTACGACCTCTCGACCGAAGACCTGATCACACCCACCGACATGGTGGTCACGCTTTCGCACAGCGGCTACATCAAGAGCCAGCCGCTGAACGAATACCGTGCACAAAAGCGCGGCGGCCGCGGCAAGCAAGCCACCGTGACCAAGGAAGACGACTGGATCGACCAGCTCTTCATTGCCAACACGCACGACTACATCCTGTGCTTCTCCAACCGCGGCCGGCTGTACTGGCTGAAGGTGTGGGAAGTGCCGGCGGGCTCCCGCGGGTCGCGCGGCCGGCCCATCGTCAACATGTTCCCGCTGCAGGAAGGCGAGAAGATCAACGTGGCGCTCGCGCTCACCGGCGAGAAGCGCAACTTTCCGGCCGACCAGTATGTGTTCATGGCAACCTCGATGGGCACGGTCAAGAAGACCACGCTCGACGAATTCAACAACCCCCGCAAGGGCGGCATCATTGCCGTGAACCTCGACGAGGGCGACTACCTCATCGGCGCGGCGCTTACCGACGGCAAGCACGACGTGATGCTGTTCAGCGACGGCGGCAAGGCCGTGCGCTTCGACGAAGAAGACGTGCGTCCGCTGGGCCGCAATGCGCGCGGCGTGCGCGGCATGTCGCTCGACCCGGGGCAAGGCGTCATCGCCATGCTGGTGGCCGAGGACGAGCAGCAAAGCGTGCTCACGGCCACAGAAAATGGTTACGGAAAGCGTACAAGCATTACCGAGTACACGCGTCATGGCCGCGGAACCAAAGGCATGATTGCGATTCAACAGAGTGAGCGCAACGGCAAGGTCGTTGCCGCCACCCTCGTGCATGCGGACGATGAGATCATGCTCATCACCGACAAGGGCGTGCTTGTGCGCACCCGGGTTGCCGAGATTCGTGAACTAGGTCGCGCAACGCAAGGCGTCACGCTGATCGGGCTCGACGAAGGCGCCAAACTAAGCGGGCTACAGCGTATCGTCGAGAACGACGCCAACGGCGAGATCGAGCCGGGCGCAGACGATACTTCCACATCTTCAACGGAGAACCCTCAGTGA
- the pheA gene encoding prephenate dehydratase: protein MTASAPTPPSSPDNSESLAGLRVQIDSLDQQLLSLLNERAHVAELVGEVKKREGTPFFRPDRVAQVIEKMQKSNAGPLKDLHVAAIWREIMSACLALESPQRVAVLGPEGTFCEQAAIEYFGGAADLIYCASFDEVFHATAAGSAQYGVVGVENSTEGVVTRSLDLFLHSPTHVVGEVSLLVRHHLLRSSNTLDGVEAVLAHPQALAQCQTWLSKHLPNAERRAVSSNAEGARLAATNPAWAALAGERAATRFGLHIVAHAIQDDSYNRTRFSVICLPQTLAMPPASGRDCTSLIVSVPNRPGAVHDLLVPLKLNNVSMTRFESRPARTGQWEYYFYIDLDGHPSQPNVAAALAELRGLCAFYKVLGAYPVKA from the coding sequence ATGACCGCCTCCGCTCCAACACCGCCCTCTTCTCCCGACAACTCCGAAAGCCTTGCCGGTCTGCGCGTGCAGATCGATTCGCTCGACCAGCAACTGCTCAGCCTGCTCAATGAGCGGGCCCACGTGGCAGAGCTGGTCGGCGAGGTCAAGAAGCGCGAAGGCACGCCGTTTTTCCGCCCCGATCGCGTGGCGCAAGTCATCGAGAAGATGCAAAAGAGCAATGCAGGCCCGCTCAAGGACCTGCATGTGGCGGCCATCTGGCGCGAGATCATGTCGGCCTGCCTGGCGCTCGAGTCGCCCCAGCGCGTTGCCGTGCTCGGCCCCGAGGGCACTTTCTGCGAGCAGGCCGCCATCGAATACTTCGGCGGCGCCGCCGACCTCATTTATTGCGCCAGCTTCGACGAGGTGTTTCATGCCACGGCAGCCGGCAGCGCCCAATATGGCGTGGTGGGCGTCGAAAATTCGACCGAAGGCGTGGTCACGCGTTCGCTCGATCTGTTCCTTCATTCGCCCACCCACGTGGTCGGCGAAGTCAGCCTGCTGGTGCGGCACCATCTTTTGCGCAGCAGCAACACGCTCGACGGCGTTGAGGCGGTGCTCGCCCATCCGCAAGCGCTTGCACAGTGCCAGACCTGGCTTTCGAAGCACCTGCCCAACGCCGAGCGGCGCGCTGTTTCAAGCAATGCCGAAGGCGCGCGGCTCGCGGCCACCAACCCGGCCTGGGCCGCGCTGGCCGGCGAACGCGCCGCCACCCGCTTCGGGCTGCACATCGTTGCGCACGCCATCCAGGACGACTCGTACAACCGTACCCGTTTCTCCGTGATCTGCCTGCCGCAAACGCTGGCCATGCCGCCGGCATCGGGGCGCGATTGCACGAGCCTGATCGTTTCCGTGCCCAACCGCCCCGGCGCCGTGCATGACCTGCTGGTCCCGCTGAAGCTCAACAACGTGTCGATGACCCGTTTCGAGTCGCGCCCCGCGCGCACCGGACAGTGGGAGTACTACTTCTACATCGACCTCGACGGCCACCCTTCGCAGCCCAACGTGGCTGCGGCACTGGCAGAGCTCCGCGGCCTCTGCGCGTTCTACAAGGTGCTTGGCGCCTACCCCGTCAAAGCCTGA
- a CDS encoding DUF2059 domain-containing protein yields the protein MKKFKLALLTVALAGSSMAAMAQDKAALIKQFIDVQRPGIESLARGLVEQSSSPIAQAGSQYLQTQVPEAKRESAAKAADAELKKYFDDAYPIVRDKAVQLAPVALTPLLEQNFTEDELKQLLAWINSPLSKKYQDLNPKMQTALTEKLVTETRATIEPKMRALDENVAKALGAPTGGQQGGAPAKAPAKAPAKK from the coding sequence GTGAAAAAATTCAAGCTCGCACTTCTGACTGTCGCCCTGGCTGGCAGCTCGATGGCCGCCATGGCCCAGGACAAAGCTGCGCTCATCAAGCAGTTCATCGACGTGCAGCGCCCCGGCATCGAATCGCTGGCGCGCGGCCTGGTCGAACAGTCGAGCTCCCCGATTGCCCAGGCCGGCTCGCAGTACCTGCAAACGCAGGTACCCGAAGCCAAGCGCGAATCGGCCGCCAAGGCTGCCGACGCCGAGCTCAAGAAGTATTTCGACGACGCCTACCCGATCGTGCGCGACAAGGCCGTGCAGCTGGCACCGGTTGCCCTGACCCCGCTGCTCGAGCAGAACTTCACCGAAGACGAACTCAAGCAGCTCTTGGCCTGGATCAATTCGCCGCTCAGCAAGAAGTACCAGGACCTCAATCCCAAGATGCAGACCGCGCTGACCGAAAAGCTCGTGACCGAAACGCGCGCCACCATCGAACCGAAGATGCGCGCGCTCGACGAAAACGTGGCCAAGGCACTCGGTGCACCCACCGGCGGCCAGCAAGGCGGCGCTCCCGCCAAGGCCCCGGCCAAGGCTCCCGCCAAGAAGTGA